The genomic stretch AACGCGCCGTACGTGCTCACCGTGCACGACCTGTCGTTCGAGCAGCGCCCGTCGGACTACACGGCGTACGAGCGGCTGTGGCACCGCGCCGGGCGGCTCGGCGCGCTGGCCCGCGGTGCGAGCCAGGTGGTCGCCGTGTCGGGGCCGACGCGTGACGCCGTCATCGAGCGCTGGGGGGTGCCGGCGAGACGGGTCGAGGTCGTGCACCCCGGAGCGGGCGCGGTGACGAACCAGGGCCGGGCGGGCGTCGCCCCGGCGCCCGACGCCCACCGCTACCTGCTGTTCGTCGGCGCCCTCGAGCCGCGCAAGGCCCCGGAGCTCCTGGCGGGCGCCTACGCCCGTGCCCGCGCGCAGGGCCTCGACGCCGAGCTCGTCCTCGCCGGCGCCGGGCGGCTCGCCCGGCGCCTGGAGGGCCGCCCCGGCGTGCGGCTGCTGGGCCGCGTGGACGGGGCCCGGCTCGACGCCCTGTACCGAGGCGCGCTGGCCGTCGTGCTGCCGTCGTGGGCCGAGGGCTTCGGCCTGCCGCCGCTCGAGGCGCTGTCGCGCGGCGTGCCGCCGGTCGTCTCCGACCTCGCCGTCTACGACGAGACGCTCGGGTCCGGCGCGCTGCGCTTCCCGCGCGGCGACGCGGAAGCGCTCTCCGCGGCGCTCGTGCAGATCGGCGCGGATGCCGAGCTGCGCGCCCGGCTCGTCGACGAGGGCCGCCGCGCGATGGCCCCGCTCAGCTGGGAAGCCACGGCGCGGGGCGTCCGCGATGCGCTGGCCGCCGCAGTCGCGCCGGCCGGCCGCCCGCACGCCGTCGCGGCGGGAGCCGTGCCGTGAGCTTCACCGCCGTGGTCGCGCCGGCCGGTCGCCCGCCCGCCGTCGCTGCGGGAGCCGTGCCGTGAGCTTCACCGCCGTGGTCGCGCTGCACGACTCCGCGCCGGACCTGCGCCGGCTGCTGGCCTCCATCGACCGCCATCTGCGCGGCAACGGCCACGAGGTCTGCGTCGTCTGCGTCGACAGCGGATCGACCGACGACGGGCCGGAGATCGCCTGCGACTGGGGCGCGGACCTCCTCGTCCTGGACGGCAACCCGGGCTTCGGCGCAGCGAACAACGCCGGGCTCGAGCGTGTCGGCACGCCGGTCACCGTGCTGCTGAACCCCGACGTCGAGCTGCTCGACGACGGGCTCGCCCGCCTCGCCGCGCTCGCGGCACGGCGCCCCGCGCTGCTCGCGCCCCGGCTGCTCGAGCCCGACGGCCGCGTCCAGCGCAGCGCGCATTCCACGCCGGGCCGGCCCGGCGGCCTGCTGGCCGCGGCGGTGCCCCCGGCCGTCCTGCCGCGCCCCCTGCGCGAGCGCCTCGAGCCCTACCGGGCCGCCGTGCCGCGCCGCGTCGGCTGGGCCATCGCCGCCGTCCTCGCCGCGCGGACCGACCTCCTGCGCCGCCTCGGCCCGTTCGATGCCGATGCGTTCCTCTTCTACGAGGATCTCGACCTCTGCCTGCGCGCCGCGGCCGCCGGCGTGCCGACCGAGCTGCATCCCGGCGTCGAGCTGCTGCATCGCGGCGGGCACAGCACGGGCGCGCATTTCGGCGGCGAGCCGTTCGACCTGCTCGCCCGGCGCCGGAGGGAGGTGGTCGGGGGCAACCTCGGAGACCGCGCGTTGCGCCTCGACGACGCCGCGCAGGGCCTGACGTTCGCCCTGCGCGCGGCCGCCAAGCGCGACGGCCGCCGCGAGCGGGCGCAGCTGACCGCGCTGCGGCGAGCCCGCGACGCGGCAGGCGATTGCGCACGGGTGACCGGCCGCACGGCACAATCCTCGCCGTGACCGACCCGCCGCCGCGCTCCCGCCTGCCGCTGAGCCGCCTGCTGCCGACCGGCAACCTCGCCGCGACGCTCTACGGGACGATCCTCATCACCTCGGTCATCGCGACGCTGCCGCCGACCATCGGGCCCGGGTACGCGATCGCATCGCTCGTCGTCACCGCCTTCATCTTCGCGCTGGCCCACAGCTGGGCCGACGGGATGAAGGCGAGCTTCGACGAGGGCGTGCCGCTGTCGGTGCGTCACCTGCTGCGCACGTTCCGCCACGAGTGGCCGATCGTCCGCTCCGCCTTCCCCTCGTGCCTGGCCCTCCTGCTCGCCGTCGCCGGCCTCTACAGCACCGCGACGGGGTTCTGGGTGGCGACGATCGTCAACGTCCTGCTGCTCATGCTCTGGGGCGCCGAGATGCGCCACCTGACCGGCGGAACGACCCTGCAGATCATCCTCGCCGGCCTGTTCAGCAGCGTGCTCGGCCTGATCCTGGCCGCGTTGAAGGTCGTCGTCCACTGATCAGAACAGGCCCGTGCTGAAGGTCGTCGTGCACTGATCAGAACAGGCCGAGCTGCTCGGGGTTGGGCGGCTGCGGGTCCGCCTCGGCCTGCGGCTCGGACCGCAGCTCCGAGGTCGGTTCGCGGTCGGGCTCCGCGCCGGCGGAGCTCTCCGGCGCGGGCACCGCTCGCGGCGCCGTCTCGGACTCGATCGGCACCATCGGCTCGTCCGCGAACGCCGGCTGCGGCGGCACCGGCAATGCGAGCAGCTCGGGGATGCGCCGGAAGTCCTCGCGCAGCACGTCGAGCATGCGCGGCGTGTACAGCGCCGCCGCCGGATGGAACAGCGGGTACAGCCGGACCGCGCGCCGCCCGATGACCCGCACCTCGTCGGTCCCGTGCACGCGCGTGATCCCCGCCGGGTCGCCGCGCAGCAGCTTCGTGGCGAAGTTGCCGAGCGTGCACACCACCCGCGGCTCGATCAGCTCGAGCTGGCGCATCAGGTAGTCCTGGCAGTTCTCGATCTCGACCGGGTGGGGGTCCCGATTGCCGGGAGGCTGGCATTTGAGCGTATTCGCGACGAACACCTCGCGCCGGCTCAGGCCGATCTCCCCCAGCAGCTGATCGAGCAGCTTCCCCGCCTGTCCGACGAACGGCAGGCCCTGGCGGTCCTCGTTGGCGCCGGGCGCCTCGCCGACGAACATGAGGTCCGCGTCGGCGTCCCCCGCCCCGAAGACGACCTTCGTCCGCGTCGACGCGAGCTGCGGGCAGCGGGTGCAGCCGCGGGCCTGCTCGAAGACGGCCAGGAGCTCCTCGCGGCGCTGCTCGGGGGTCGCCATGACCGCAGCGTAACCGCGGCGCAGGAGGGGTATAGTGGACGGCAGGCCGTCACCGTTCGGGACGGACCACGCAGGCCGTCCAGGAGTTCGTTTCCACCGTTTCGCGACCGGCATCCCGGCTGGGAGCTGGACCGACATGACAGATATAGCCCTGTCCACACTGCGCTGCGCGGTCATCGGCCGCGGGCGGCTCGGCACCGCGCTGGTTGCCGGTCTGCGCGACGCCGGCCTCGCCGTCGAGGGGCCGCTCGGCCGCGGCGCCGACCCTGCCGCCGACCTCGTCCTGCTCGCCGTGCCCGACGGCGAGATCGCCGCGGCCGCCGGCGCGCTCACGCCCCGTGCCGGCCTGCTCGCCGGCCACTGCTCCGGCGCCACGACGCTCGATGCCCTCGCGCCCCACGAGGCGTTCAGCCTGCATCCCCTGATGACCGTCACGGCCGAGGGCGCCGACTTCGCCGGGGCCGCCGCCGCCGTCGCGGGCGCCGGCCCGCGCGCGCTCGCCGCCGCCACCGCGCTCGCCCACGCGCTCGGGCTGCGGCCGATCGCCGTCGACGACGCCGACCGTGCGGCCTACCACGCCGCCGCGTCGATCGCGTCCAACTTCCTCGTCACGCTCGAAGGTGCGGCGGAGCGCCTGGCGCGGACCGCCGGCGTCGATCGCGCCGCCCTCGCCCCGCTCGTCCGCGCCGCGGTCGAGAACTGGGCCGGGCTCGGAGCCGAGCGCGCGCTGACCGGCCCGATCGCCCGCGGCGACGAGGCCACCGTCACCCGGCAGCGCGATGCCGTCGCCGACCGCGCACCCGAGCTGCTGACCCTCTTCGACGCGCTGACGGATGCGACGCGCGACCTGGCCCACGCACACGCCGCCGCCCACGCCCACGCCGCGAGCGCCGCCTGATGCGCACGATCCGTACCGTGGCCGAGCTGCGCGCGGCGCTCGCCGGGGCCCGGCGCGACGGCCGCTCGATCGGGCTCGTCCCCACCATGGGCGCGCTGCACGAAGGCCACCTGTCGCTCGTCCGCCGCGCGCGCGCGGCCACCGACGTCGTCGTCGTCTCGCTCTTCGTCAACCCGGCGCAGTTCGCCCCCACCGAGGATCTCGCGAGCTACCCCCGCGACGAGGCGCGCGACGCCGAGCTCGCCGCGGCGGCGGGCGCCGACCTGCTGTTCGCCCCGCCGGTTCGGGAGGTCTACCCCGACGGCTTCTCCACGACGGTCCACGTCGGCGGCGTCAGCGAGCCGCTCGAGGGCGCCGAGCGGGGCGCGACGCACTTCGACGGCGTGGCGACGGTCGTGACGAAGCTGCTGAACATGGCCGGCCCCGACGTCGCCTTCTTCGGCCAGAAGGACGCCCAGCAGGCGGCGGTCATCCGGCGCGTGGTGCGCGACCTGAACCTGCCGGTGCGCATCGAGACCTGTCCAACGGTGCGCGAGCCCGACGGCCTGGCGATGTCGAGCCGCAACGCCTACCTCGGCGCGGACGAGCGCCTCCGCGCCGTCGCGCTCAAGCGCGCGCTTGATGCCGCCCACGCGGCCGTCCGCGCCGGCGAGCGCGACGCCGGGGCCATCGCCGCCGCCGCCCGCGCGCGGATGGCCGAGCTGGACGTCGAGCCCGAGTACCTCGCGCTCGTCGACCCCGACACCTTCACCCCGGTCCAGCAGATCGGCGACCGGGACGTCCTCGTGGCCGTCGCCGCACGCATCGGCAGGGCCCGTCTCATCGACAACCACACGATCCACTCCAACGGGAGAGCCGGCTAGCGATGCAGCGCACGATGCTGAAGTCCAAGATCCACCGCGCGACCGTCACCGACTGCGACCTGCACTACGTCGGCTCGCTCACGATCGATCCCGACCTGCTGGAGGCCGCCGACATCCTCGAGCACGAGCAGGTCCACGTCGTCGACGTGGACAACGGCGCGCGGTTCGAGACCTACACGATCTCCGGGGAGCGCGGCTCCGGCGAGATGAAGGTCAACGGCGCCGCCGCGCGCCTCGTGCACCGCGGCGACACCGTCATCGTCATCTCCTACGCGCAGTACGACCGCACCGAGATGGAGTACTACGAGCCGCGCGTGGTGCACGTCACGGCGGGTAGCAACGAGATCATCCAGACCGACGCCCAGGTGGCGACCCTCCTCAGCTGAGGGCGTCAACCGACCAAGGAGCAAACGTCATGTCCGCAGCACCGCACGCCCCCGCCCCGGTCCTCGACTCCCTGCCGATGACCCTCCCGCGCCTGGCCGAGAAGAAGCGCCTCGGCGAGGCGATCGTGATGGTCACGGCCTACGACTACCCGTCGGCCCAGGTCGCCGAGGCGGCGGGCGTCGACATGGTCCTCGTCGGCGACTCGGGCGCGATGACCGTCCTCGGCTACCCGTCGACCGTGCCGATCTCGCTCGACGAGATGGTGATGCTCACCGCGGCCGTGCGCCGTGGGCTGCGCACGCCGTTCCTGGTCTCCGACCTCCCGTTCGGGTCCTACGAGGGCAGCGACGAGCTGGCGATCGCCACCGCCCAGCGCTTCGTCAAGGAGGCCGGCGCGGACGCGGTCAAGCTCGAGGGCGGCGGCGTCATGGTCGACCGGGCGCGCGCCATCATCGCCGCGGGCATCCCGGTGATGGGGCACGTCGGCCTCACGCCGCAGACGTCGACCGCGCTCGGCGGCTACAAGGCGCAGGGACGGACCGCCGACGCGGCGCTCAAGGTCGCCGCCGACGCCGTCGCGCTCCAGGAGGCGGGCTGCTTCTCGATCGTCTGGGAGGCGATCCCGGCCGCGGTCGCCGAGGAGCTCATGCCGCGGATGGAGATCCCGGTGATCGGCATCGGCGCCGGAGGCGCGACCGACGGGCAGGTCCTCGTGTTCCACGACCTGCTCGGGATCCGCGAGGGCGTCGGCGCCCGCTTCGTCAAGCGCTACGGCGACGTCATGGACGAGATGGTGCGCGGCGTGCGCGCCTACGCGGACGACGTGCGCACCCGCCGCTACCCGGCGGCCGACCACACGTACTCGATCGATCCGGGCGAATTGACCGATTTCCGGGGGCGCCTGCAAGCGCAATAGCGGGGCTCCGTAACCCCGCGCCTTCCGTTGCATCAGCAGATGGAGAGGGGTAGCGGTATCGGACATGCGTCCACCGCTTCTCCTCCCCATCGCGCTTCTGACCGCCGTTCTGACCGTCCCCGCGGCCGCCGGTGCCGCCGTCCCCCACACCGTCGCGCCCGGCGAGTCGCTGTGGTCGCTGGCCGCGGCGCAGAACATGACGACGCGCGCGTTCGCCGCCGCCAACGGCCTGTCGCCCGACGCCCAGATCGTCGCCGGGCAGACGATCGACGTGCCATCGGTGTCGGAGGCCGCGGTGGCGCTGCAGTCGGCGCCCGCCGCGCCCGCCGCGCCCGCCGCGACGACGGCGACATCGACGTCGACCGCCGCCGCCCCGCCCCCAATGGGCGGTTACACCGTCCGCCCCGGCGACACCCTGAGCAGCCTCGCCGCCCAGGCCGGGGTCTCCGTCAGCCAGATGGCGTACATGAACGGCCTGGACCCGAACGGCCTCCTGGTCGCCGGCACGGTCGTCAAGCTGCCGACCGGAGCCCCCGCCCCGGCGGCGTCTTCGCAGCCCGCCCCGGCGCCCGTCGTGCCCGCCGCCAGCCCGGCCCCCACCTCGAGCACCGTGACGTCCGGCGACATCGCCGCCGTCGCCTCGCGCAACGGCGTCCCCGGCGACCTCTCCGCCGCGATCGCCTGGCAGGAGTCGGGGTTCAACAACGCGATGGTCTCGTCGGCCAACGCGCGCGGCGTCATGCAGGTCATGCCCGGCACCTGGGACTGGGTGCAGAGCAACCTGGCGGCCCGGCACCTCGATCCCAACTCGGCCATCGACAACGTCGGCGCGGGCGTCCTCTACCTCGGCCATCTCCTGCGCGAGACGGGGGGCGATCCGTCGATGGCGGCGGCGGCCTACTACCAGGGCCTCAGCTCCGTCCAGCGCATCGGGATGCTGCCCGAGACCCAGCGCTACGTCGCCAACGTGATGGCGCTGCGCTCGCGCTTCGGCG from Capillimicrobium parvum encodes the following:
- a CDS encoding glycosyltransferase family 4 protein; amino-acid sequence: MRVGIDARHLPEGRGVARYLQRTLAALAQGFPQDEWVALVPGRAAVAAPGGVEVVRTRLPGRALFAAGALAGRPTLQRLLGGVDVVWLPAPAPVALEPNAPYVLTVHDLSFEQRPSDYTAYERLWHRAGRLGALARGASQVVAVSGPTRDAVIERWGVPARRVEVVHPGAGAVTNQGRAGVAPAPDAHRYLLFVGALEPRKAPELLAGAYARARAQGLDAELVLAGAGRLARRLEGRPGVRLLGRVDGARLDALYRGALAVVLPSWAEGFGLPPLEALSRGVPPVVSDLAVYDETLGSGALRFPRGDAEALSAALVQIGADAELRARLVDEGRRAMAPLSWEATARGVRDALAAAVAPAGRPHAVAAGAVP
- a CDS encoding glycosyltransferase family 2 protein, with the protein product MSFTAVVALHDSAPDLRRLLASIDRHLRGNGHEVCVVCVDSGSTDDGPEIACDWGADLLVLDGNPGFGAANNAGLERVGTPVTVLLNPDVELLDDGLARLAALAARRPALLAPRLLEPDGRVQRSAHSTPGRPGGLLAAAVPPAVLPRPLRERLEPYRAAVPRRVGWAIAAVLAARTDLLRRLGPFDADAFLFYEDLDLCLRAAAAGVPTELHPGVELLHRGGHSTGAHFGGEPFDLLARRRREVVGGNLGDRALRLDDAAQGLTFALRAAAKRDGRRERAQLTALRRARDAAGDCARVTGRTAQSSP
- a CDS encoding uracil-DNA glycosylase encodes the protein MATPEQRREELLAVFEQARGCTRCPQLASTRTKVVFGAGDADADLMFVGEAPGANEDRQGLPFVGQAGKLLDQLLGEIGLSRREVFVANTLKCQPPGNRDPHPVEIENCQDYLMRQLELIEPRVVCTLGNFATKLLRGDPAGITRVHGTDEVRVIGRRAVRLYPLFHPAAALYTPRMLDVLREDFRRIPELLALPVPPQPAFADEPMVPIESETAPRAVPAPESSAGAEPDREPTSELRSEPQAEADPQPPNPEQLGLF
- a CDS encoding Rossmann-like and DUF2520 domain-containing protein, whose protein sequence is MTDIALSTLRCAVIGRGRLGTALVAGLRDAGLAVEGPLGRGADPAADLVLLAVPDGEIAAAAGALTPRAGLLAGHCSGATTLDALAPHEAFSLHPLMTVTAEGADFAGAAAAVAGAGPRALAAATALAHALGLRPIAVDDADRAAYHAAASIASNFLVTLEGAAERLARTAGVDRAALAPLVRAAVENWAGLGAERALTGPIARGDEATVTRQRDAVADRAPELLTLFDALTDATRDLAHAHAAAHAHAASAA
- the panC gene encoding pantoate--beta-alanine ligase yields the protein MRTIRTVAELRAALAGARRDGRSIGLVPTMGALHEGHLSLVRRARAATDVVVVSLFVNPAQFAPTEDLASYPRDEARDAELAAAAGADLLFAPPVREVYPDGFSTTVHVGGVSEPLEGAERGATHFDGVATVVTKLLNMAGPDVAFFGQKDAQQAAVIRRVVRDLNLPVRIETCPTVREPDGLAMSSRNAYLGADERLRAVALKRALDAAHAAVRAGERDAGAIAAAARARMAELDVEPEYLALVDPDTFTPVQQIGDRDVLVAVAARIGRARLIDNHTIHSNGRAG
- the panD gene encoding aspartate 1-decarboxylase, producing the protein MQRTMLKSKIHRATVTDCDLHYVGSLTIDPDLLEAADILEHEQVHVVDVDNGARFETYTISGERGSGEMKVNGAAARLVHRGDTVIVISYAQYDRTEMEYYEPRVVHVTAGSNEIIQTDAQVATLLS
- the panB gene encoding 3-methyl-2-oxobutanoate hydroxymethyltransferase; protein product: MSAAPHAPAPVLDSLPMTLPRLAEKKRLGEAIVMVTAYDYPSAQVAEAAGVDMVLVGDSGAMTVLGYPSTVPISLDEMVMLTAAVRRGLRTPFLVSDLPFGSYEGSDELAIATAQRFVKEAGADAVKLEGGGVMVDRARAIIAAGIPVMGHVGLTPQTSTALGGYKAQGRTADAALKVAADAVALQEAGCFSIVWEAIPAAVAEELMPRMEIPVIGIGAGGATDGQVLVFHDLLGIREGVGARFVKRYGDVMDEMVRGVRAYADDVRTRRYPAADHTYSIDPGELTDFRGRLQAQ
- a CDS encoding LysM peptidoglycan-binding domain-containing protein, producing the protein MRPPLLLPIALLTAVLTVPAAAGAAVPHTVAPGESLWSLAAAQNMTTRAFAAANGLSPDAQIVAGQTIDVPSVSEAAVALQSAPAAPAAPAATTATSTSTAAAPPPMGGYTVRPGDTLSSLAAQAGVSVSQMAYMNGLDPNGLLVAGTVVKLPTGAPAPAASSQPAPAPVVPAASPAPTSSTVTSGDIAAVASRNGVPGDLSAAIAWQESGFNNAMVSSANARGVMQVMPGTWDWVQSNLAARHLDPNSAIDNVGAGVLYLGHLLRETGGDPSMAAAAYYQGLSSVQRIGMLPETQRYVANVMALRSRFGG